One Trachemys scripta elegans isolate TJP31775 chromosome 4, CAS_Tse_1.0, whole genome shotgun sequence genomic region harbors:
- the LOC117875745 gene encoding C4b-binding protein alpha chain-like isoform X4 yields the protein MVIKYGCHPGYKLIAGLRQGRITCLQNSTWSSAPNFCQKVRCPAPDVNKGTQTPMPRPGEETYAFGDRVTIKCDFGYDIKGRIIGNAQISCKHDGTWDPAVPVCEPVLVCAQPPNISHGQHSDWGKRVFFFGSSVTYKCDRGFSLVGKASIQCIAGDEVTPTWSEPTPQCEETQCPDPHIQHGSLKSPLPHNYTHRTSVTFQCDPGYILRGADRIQCQADGKWYPQLPVCDLETQCPVPHIQHGSLKSPLPHNYTYRTSVTFQCDPGYILRGADKIQCQADGKWYPQLPVCGPGSVLKTAGISTESEVKDIITQGKPTTVPLEGAEITGTSSGSVLNPAGNFAEPEGEGLVIVIAIGIGTGIGIVVLGAVPAIIASAILKKNRMKVDVS from the exons ATGGTGATTAAATATGGCTGCCACCCAGGTTATAAGCTGATCGCTGGACTAAGGCAAGGGCGTATTACTTGTCTTCAAAATTCAACATGGTCTTCAGCGCCGAACTTTTGTCAGA AAGTTCGTTGTCCAGCTCCAGATGTTAACAAAGGAACACAGACACCGATGCCTAGACCTGGAGAGGAGACCTATGCGTTTGGGGACAGAGTTACAATTAAATGTGATTTTGGATATGATATCAAAGGCAGGATCATCGGAAATGCTCAGATTAGCTGCAAACATGATGGCACATGGGATCCTGCCGTACCAGTTTGTGAACCAG TTCTAGTTTGTGCCCAACCCCCGAACATCTCCCACGGCCAGCACAGTGACTGGGGcaagagagtttttttttttggctcatcgGTAACTTACAAATGTGACAGAGGCTTCTCACTTGTTGGAAAAGCCTCCATTCAGTGTATCGCTGGTGATGAGGTCACTCCAACCTGGAGCGAGCCTACCCCTCAGTGCGAAG AGACTCAGTGTCCAGACCCACATATTCAACATGGAAGCCTGAAATCTCCACTTCCACATAACTATACACACAGAACCAGTGTAACGTTTCAGTGTGATCCTGGTTACATCCTCAGGGGCGCTGATAGGATTCAATGCCAAGCTGATGGCAAGTGGTATCCGCAGCTACCCGTTTGTGACCTAG AGACTCAGTGTCCAGTCCCACATATTCAACATGGAAGCCTGAAATCTCCACTTCCACATAACTATACATACAGAACCAGTGTAACGTTTCAGTGTGATCCTGGTTACATCCTCAGGGGCGCTGATAAGATTCAATGCCAAGCTGATGGCAAGTGGTATCCACAGCTACCCGTTTGTGGCCCAG GTTCTGTGCTGAAAACAGCTGGCATCTCTACTGAGTCTGAAGTTAAAG ATATAATTACCCAGGGCAAACCCACAACTGTCCCTCTCGAAGGAGCAGAAATAACTGGTACTTCCTCAG GTTCTGTGCTGAACCCAGCTGGCAACTTTGCTGAACCTGAAGGGGAAG ggcttgtcatAGTCATTGCAATAGGCATTGGCACCGGTATAGGTATCG tagTTCTTGGTGCAGTTCCTGCAATTATAGCATCGGCgattttgaagaaaaatag gatgaAGGTCGATGTTAGCTAA